A single Kryptolebias marmoratus isolate JLee-2015 linkage group LG7, ASM164957v2, whole genome shotgun sequence DNA region contains:
- the sgms2b gene encoding phosphatidylcholine:ceramide cholinephosphotransferase 2 — translation MAASELIQEDDVPIHIEADVTLSASPPQRVANGGPTRHASTPPPPPADAHEGKSRSKRCRLSSLLKQNQLINSLSEQLKRRCDYIKISVEEEHASLLPNEWWKTGVAFLYAFFNLVFTTVIITVVHERVPDKSQNPPLPDKFFDYVDRVPWAFTVTETNGLILAGLWLIQWLLLKHKSIVGRRCFFLIGTLYMYRCVTMYITTLPVPGKHMVCAPKLYNNSTGKIWRILRLISGGGLSITGSHLMCGDFLYSGHTVMLTLSYLFIKEYSPRWMWWYHWFCWLLSTSGVVCILVGHEHYSIDVVIAYFATTRMFWWYHTMANSPELRRAPNNFLSRTWWNPLFNFLERNVRTTVPVVFLSPLVLLSSCRQKYRMVEGGRD, via the exons ATGGCAGCATCAGAACTGATCCAAGAAGACGATGTTCCGATCCACATCGAAGCCGACGTCACCCTGTCAGCGTCCCCGCCGCAGAGGGTGGCTAACGGCGGCCCCACACGCCACGCCTccacgccgccgccgccgcctgcAGACGCTCACGAGGGTAAAAGCCGAAGCAAGCGGTGCCGGCTGAGCAGCCTGCTGAAACAGAACCAGCTGATCAACTCGCTGAGCGAGCAGCTGAAGCGCCGCTGCGACTACATCAAGATCAGCGTGGAGGAGGAGCACGCCAGCCTCCTCCCCAACGAGTGGTGGAAGACGGGCGTGGCCTTCCTCTACGCCTTCTTCAACCTCGTCTTCACCACCGTCATCATCACCGTCGTCCACGAGCGAGTCCCGGACAAGTCCCAGAACCCTCCGCTGCCCGACAAGTTCTTCGACTACGTGGACCGGGTTCCCTGGGCCTTCACGGTGACCGAGACCAACGGGCTGATCCTGGCCGGGCTGTGGCTCATCCAGTGGCTCCTCCTGAAACACAA GTCCATCGTGGGCCGGCGGTGCTTCTTCCTGATCGGGACCCTCTACATGTACCGCTGCGTCACCATGTACATCACCACGCTGCCGGTGCCGGGGAAGCACATGGTCTGCGCTCCAaag CTTTACAACAACTCCACGGGCAAAATCTGGAGGATTCTGCGGCTGATCTCAGGAGGAG GTCTGTCGATCACAGGTTCCCACCTGATGTGTGGAGACTTCCTGTACAGCGGTCACACCGTCATGTTGACGCTGTCCTACCTCTTCATCAAAGAGT ACTCGCCCCGCTGGATGTGGTGGTACCACTGGTTCTGCTGGCTGCTCAGCACCTCCGGGGTCGTCTGCATCCTGGTCGGCCACGAGCACTACAGCATCGACGTGGTGATCGCCTACTTCGCCACCACCAGGATGTTCTGGTGGTACCACACCATGGCCAACTCGCCG GAGCTGCGGCGGGCTCCGAACAACTTCCTGTCCAGGACCTGGTGGAACCCGctctttaacttcctggagAGGAACGTCCGGACGACGGTTCCCGTGGTCTTCCTGTCGCCGCTGGTGCTGCTGTCGTCCTGCAGACAGAAGTACAGGATGGTGGAGGGGGGCAGGGACTAG